A genomic window from Salvia hispanica cultivar TCC Black 2014 chromosome 5, UniMelb_Shisp_WGS_1.0, whole genome shotgun sequence includes:
- the LOC125189035 gene encoding probable protein S-acyltransferase 17, with protein MALQWLLVCHGLATLLVVVSFLCGQWPIFEGTFIQRFHLFLTFGAYDYFRRFVLFSCGSRAVDALHSVEYFCCDRPNPIIQLIYLLIIGSTYYIIAKSSFVYIPGYYISGMHRYTSFLAVGVGIILFLLTSFSDPGVVKSSNVSLYLSAYPYDNIIFTEKECGTCKIPKPARSKHCSICDRCVARFDHHCAWMNNCIGERNNRYFVAFILWHFLICMYGILALALILAGRLKDLQVVHILTVYYGIENSYRELAPLVLQWLLNSHNTQILVMVFLAVIALLLAGFFTYHAKLCLTNTTTNESFKWQEYLSWQRKVNEAKTSAEALKASLGELNQEKKPRESKWKTFFRRSRLEEIQVVKNNIYDKGYLHNIYEVVVPFSSRRSFLLMKSKSG; from the exons ATGGCACTCCAATGGCTGCTGGTGTGCCATGGATTAGCGACGCTGTTGGTAGTGGTATCATTCCTGTGTGGTCAGTGGCCAATTTTTGAGGGCACCTTCATCCAGCGCTTCCACTTGTTCCTCACTTTCGGCGCCTACGACTATTTCCG CCGATTTGTGCTCTTCTCTTGCGGCTCTAGGGCCGTCGATGCGCTTCACTCTGTTGAGTACTTCTGCTGCGACCGTCCCAACCCTATCATACAG ttgatatatttgttaattattggATCAACGTATTACATCATTGCAAAGTCATCCTTTGTCTACATTCCAGGGTATTATATAAGTGGAATGCACAG GTATACAAGCTTCTTGGCAGTTGGAGTGGGTATTATCCTCTTTCTGTTGACTAGCTTTTCTGATCCAGGGGTTGTGAAATCTTCCAATGTTTCTCTGTACCTCTCTGCTTATCCATACGATAACATTATCTTCACAGAGAAAGAGTGTGGTACATGCAAAATTCCTAA ACCTGCTAGGTCAAAGCACTGCAGTATATGTGATCGCTGTGTTGCTCGTTTTGACCATCACTGTGCATGGATG AACAATTGCATAGGAGAGAGGAACAACAGATACTTCGTGGCATTTATTCTTTG GCATTTCCTCATCTGCATGTATGGAATTCTTGCGCTTGCATTAATTCTTGCTGGTAGGCTGAAAGACTTGCAAGTTGTCCACATTCTAACAG TTTATTATGGCATTGAAAATTCTTACAGAGAGTTGGCCCCACTTGTTTTACAG TGGTTGTTGAACTCCCATAACACACAAATCCTTGTTATGGTGTTTCTGGCTGTTATTGCTCTGCTATTAGCTGGTTTCTTCACATACCATGCCAAACTCTGTCTTACAAACACTACTACAAATGAG AGCTTTAAATGGCAAGAGTACCTGAGCTGGCAGAGGAAGGTGAATGAGGCGAAGACGAGTGCCGAAGCTCTAAAAGCTAGTTTAGGCGAActaaatcaagaaaagaagCCTCGGGAGAGCAAATGGAAGACATTCTTTAGAAGATCTCGTCTGGAAGAGATACAAGTGGTTAAAAACAACATATATGACAAGGGATACCTTCATAATATCTATGAGGTGGTTGTTCCCTTCTCATCAAGGCGATCATTCTTACTGATGAAATCAAAATCAGGTTAA